The window TAGCCATTGCTATAACACTGAAACTGCATGTTGAAATTAGTACTTGACATTACATTACCAAGTTAAATTGATGAACTTAAGTTGCCAATGTTATTTTTATTATTTTTCGGTGTGAAGTTGTCAGTGTGGCAATTTATTTTTGTTTATTTTGTTTTTTCTAGCAGCTAGAATTGGAAGTTTCTTATGTTCTGTGGCTTACTTATATGGATATTATTTGTGGAATCATTAATTTATTCTTCAATTAACAATAAATCTAGGAAAAAGCAATGTGTGGTGCCTCTATCCCAACAAAAATGCTGTGGTAACATCTGTTCAGGATGTATTTGGCCAAGAATCTTCAGCTGATCTGGAATGTCCATATACGAAGGTATAATTATCTCAGGGCTATGTTTGTGGAAGTTGTGTATGAGGTTCATTTGCTAATGATCCTCTTGCTAGTTGTGAATAAGGCCACAAAAAAAAAAAAAAAAAAAAAAAAAATACCTTTCTAGTGTCAATGTGTTTCTTACATGGTTATCCCAATAAATTTCCTGAGAGCCATAACTAGTGTTTCTTTTGAACAAACTAAAAACAGTTTCTTACTATAGTTTTTTCTTCCATCCAAACCAGTAAACATTTTTTTAGCAATCTGAAAGTGCTTTTGGCATCCAGGAGGGGTCAATTCAGATGTTAGTTGATTGTTACCGATCATGTTAAGAGGCCATATAAATGGCTAGCGTAACTTAAATCCTTCAGTTTCTTAACAAGAAATTTCTTATGCTTTTATCGAGTTCAACAATATGATAAATTCCATTTTTGACTGCTGCACAGATAAATGAAGACAGAACTCTAAATTTCATTTTGATCGATGGAACATGGAACAATTCTGTTGCAATATTTCGTCGTCTGAAGGTAATAGTTTCTGTCACGCTTTTCTTTTTGGTTTTCATTATTATCTGCGAAATGCTACATGAACAAATTTGTTCTGTGAATTGGGATTTATTCCCTCTGTTGTAGATGATAATAAAGTCATGTGTATACTTGCAAGAATCAGCTTTTCCTCATCTTTCCTTTCTATACCTTTTCCCCTGAATAAAATGGCAAGTCTCTGAGTGAATGGAAAGAAAGGAAAAAACCAGTGGGATCATGCTTCATGCTCCTATTTAGTCAAATTTTGTAAATGTGTAGACTGTTGTTTGGTAATATTAACAGCCACAAAATTTGGCCATTGGTATACTGACAACTGCTTTACTTGCATGAAGATATCAAATGATGTAGTGATGACTTCATATAATATTTCTATGTGCAGGATCAAGCAAAGTTAATATGGGGAGGAGAGGACTTCCCTTGTATTTCCCTTGCTACTGGTGCTTCTGCAATGCATAAACTTAGGTAGAACAACAACTTCACTTCTGCAGTTTTCTGACTTTCTCTACTGAGGCTTTCTTTCAGTTCTTTTTGTTCTTTTCTTGTTGAACTCTTTCTTTGCTCTTCCACAAATAACTTCTGCTCACCTTTCCCAAATACCTGCCTTATTGAATCTAATTGTTAAATGATTGTGTGCGCAGGCCCCAACCATCATTGGATCGTACCTGTACAGCAGCAGCAGCTATTGGCCTCCTCTCCGAGCTGCATCTTCTTCCAGAGTTTAGCTCCCATGGATTTGATAAGAAGGCTGAAGCTGTGGAGGATGCTTTAGTTGTATTATTAGAGGCTTTAACAACTAGACGACTTCGGATGGGCAGGTCCATCAGTCGTACAGTGAGACATAACAGCGATTTTTGTTAACTGATAAGTCTAATGGTTGCCCTGATAAGTGATAGCTGGAGAAAATATTTTCGAGAATGCGAGGTAATCACACCATTTTTGTGACCTTATATGAGTGCACACTGTGCTTATAGAATGCGGTTGGCTGATTGATAGTGGAAATATGTGGTCGCACATGTACAACATGAAAATACTTGATACAGTAAGATCAGAATCGTATGAGAAGCTGACTTCTCTTCTTTGTTCTTAGTTTCGATCTGTTGCATATTACGTAATTGTTTGCTGGCAAGCATCCATAACGTGAAACTTTTACACTTTATGTTCTGTTTGTTATGGTTTGCCTATACCATTCATACGTGATGGCAAATGAAACATGATAATCAGCAACAGTGAATACTGTAGCATATTCCAGTTTCAACAACCAAGCTGCATCTATTCCAATTCTGTTATCAAGCCTATACTTCTAGCTGATTGACCTATCGTGCGCACACACGCTAACAGTCGGGTTTGTTTGTGTCCTTTTTACCATACAGCTCTTCCAAAGAGTGCATCTTCTACGTCATGTGCTCTGTGTTGCGTGCTACTACTCACAAGTCACAACCAGCATATACTAGATTGTTTTTTGAACAGTGGCCGCAACCCATATGGAGCTCCATTTTATCCGACTCAAGAGGTTGTATGATGTCTCCTGAAAAACTGAGCAATGGCTCGTGGTCCTGGTCCATTATCTTTTTTCAGGCGTTTGGCTTATAGGCTCGCACCTAGGCACGACCTGATGCTAGCTGTACTACACTCGCTTGGAGTTCACAGCCGTGCGTCCACATGTACGGCCCAAGGGTGCGCTTCTGCTAAGAGCCGTAGAACGCACGTGTACAAGTTTATAAAAGTGCTTGGTGAGGTTTCACCAAGCAATAGTGTTTACATCTAACGGTGATTGACCACGATTTTTTTAGTCATTAGGTGATCACGTGAACACCACTCTTCCAGCAACAGTGTGGCCAACAGAGAGTTGTCTTATGAGAGGCAATATCAGAAAAACACAAAAAATAAAACTCTAGAAATTTGGTTGTTTAACTCTATAAACTTAAATGAGCAGTAACTTAGACTTAAGTGACAATACTGAGCTCATGTATTAACCTAGGTAAGGACGTGTGAAAGATGTCATGTTCTAGAAACACTAGTAAGAAAATGAGACAAGTTATATCTGCAAAAACAAAAGGCATGGTCGGTGAAGCTCATCCTTATCTAACCGAAACAATCTTCCTCGTGTTTCTTATTTTTAAATGAAACTGCTTGGAAATTAATAATCCTCCTCCCCTCCCATTTACTAATACGCAAACGGCGGAGACCCCCCAATCGCTCTATTACCTTCCCGATCCTTGCAAGCAATATGGCGTCTGGATCGTCGGGTCGGGCCAACCCGGGCTCGAAGGGCTTTGATTTCGCCTCTGACGACATTCTGTGCTCCTACGAAGACTTCGGTAGCAACCAGGACTCCTCTAATGGAAGCCACAACGACCCAGCCATCGGAACCAATTCCACCCAGGTATTCTTTCATCTCTTCGATTAGATTAGGGTTCCGATCATCGATTTCGATTTATTAGGGCATCTTTGTTGCTGCTCTCAGTTGAAATTGAGCACAGCCTTGCTTCAAATTTATAAACCAATCTTTATTTAAAAAGCTTGATTTTGGGTAAGGCCAACAGTAGCCTCCAGAGTGAGTCAATTTCTTTTGGTTCCTCCTAGATTTATATTTAGAAGCAACCTAACAACCAAGTAGAGCCTTCGGTTTGATTCCGCTGATCACCGGAACCCTAGTCCATAATAAGAACTAATTTTTATAGCTCTGTATTTAATGGGTTAGAGCTATAAACTACGTTATCGAGTTTTGGTGGTTGCCATGTTACGTGGATGAAATAATATGGAAACTTATTGTAAGCTTTGCATGCACAGTTCTATAGGCATTGATATGGTTGCGAGTATTAGCTGTAAGTGTCGAGAAATATTTTTTATCTACCAACACAATTATGTCTGAAAAACTTGCTCTTGAGACTTGAAGTGAAGATGAGCTTTTGAATGAAATTATGGTTAATTTTGTTGTAGTCTAAATTGAGTTCCTTTAAAAGAGCATATTAGGTATTGGCTATGTGCTTTATAGTTTTTTGTATATCCAGTTCTGAATATATGATCTCAGAAAAGCTATGTCATTACTTCATTATCGGTCATCTTGGTTGCTTGAATGTTGGGAACTTTGTTGTTGTTCTAGTTGATCTTGTAAACCCTATGAGTGAAACTGATTTTCAGATGCAGTTAGCTGGTTCGGATATCGTAAGTCCTTATATTACAGTAGTCAACCTATATATGTTACACTTACGTGATTCAAAAATGTTTGAAGCATGTGAGATTAAAATGGATTTGGGAATATAGTTTTCTCATTTGATAATCGACTGCCTGAATATAGTGGGACTTCTCCTGAAGATTGTTTTGTTGGTAAAATGTAAATTGATTAGTATATCAATTTTTCCCTCAATATTCTTTGTAAGTATGTTTGTAAAAACAAGCTTCGTCTTTAAATCTAAGAACCAGTGCAAAGGCTAAGAGTTAGGTTTCATGTGTAGATAGAGTGGGGTTGCTACTGCCTCAAAGTTTTTGAGAAATAAGGGTTCATTGACAAGATTATTTATTCAACCACATGCTATGTTGTAAGCTGGCGAACCTCTTATTTTCTTAGTTCATTGAAAAGATTATTTGTCCAACCACATGCTGTGTTGGAAGCTGGCGAACCTCTTATTTTTTATTTTTACATAGAGAGTTGTATTCTGCAGTTTTATATTTAAGCATTCATAAGAGTATGACGTTCCATTATTTTGTGAGTTTGGCCTAGTGCTCATTTTTTTTCAATAGCTATTGCTCACCAAATGTTATATTTTAGATTAGAAGCATAGTAGATACTATTCTGTTTGCTGACTAGTTAGCTTTCTGCCACCTCTACCAGGATTTTCACAAAAGTAGAATGGCAAGATCACCAATGTACTCTTCTGCTGCCTATGGCCAGCCTGAAGACTCTCTTAACCAAGAAGTAATTGCTACTGTTGAAAAGAGCATGAAAAAATATGCTGACAATCTCATGCGCTTCCTTGAAGGAATCAGTTCGCGGCTGTCACAGTTGGAGTTATATTGCTACAACCTTGATAAGTCAATTGGTGAGATGCGTTCTGATTTAAATCGTGATCATGGGGAGGCAGATACAAAGCTCAAGTCTCTCGAGAAACATCTTCAAGAAGTTAGTTGCAACTCTTTATTTCTTTTTGCATAAATATTTCCATGGTGGAATATGATTTATAGGCCTTGCTTGTGTGTCAAATTGCTCGTACAAGCTTGATTAGTTTTCTAGGGATTCTCTCTTGGCGATATATACCTGAGGATCTTTAAATAAGGCAACTCTATCTGTACTTTGGCTATAGATTTTTGTTATTTGCTAGAATTATGAAGCATAGAATGTGTGGTCTTAAAAGTTGGGTTTTGATTGAAAATTTTGTACTCCGTGCCTCTTGTTCGAGTTCTTGATTCTACCACACTCTGCATCCAAGGACTTGAAATGTCAGGAATGGTTTCTTTCAAATGGAAAATTAGAGCCCCAATAATTGAACCTCTGTTGTCTCTTACTGTTTTATAGTTTTAATTCTTACACTAGGAATAGGTTTTTGCAATTGTTGAACTTTTGTGATGCTCATTTCAGGTCCATAGGTCTGTCCAGATCCTGAGAGACAAGCAAGAACTTGCGGAGACTCAAAAAGAATTAGCCAAGCTTCAGCTTGCACAGAAAGGATCGTCTTCATCGATCCATTCCCAATCTAATGAGGAAAGAGCTTCACCACCAACCTCAGATGGTCAGAAGACTGACAACACATCTGAAACAGCTAACCAGCAATTAGCTCTCGCCTTGCCCCATCAAGTAGCACCGCAGCAACAGCCGGTGGCACCTCCACAACAGGCGCCAACTCAGAGTGCGACCCAGCAACAACAAACCTATTATTTACCTCAATCTCAGCTATCAAATCCAGCACCTGCACAACAGCATCCTCAAAGTCAGTATTTGGCTTCGGATCCTCAGTATCGAACCCCGCAACTACAAGACCCTAGAGTGGCACCACAGCCAACACAATCTCAAGTAAATCAACCACAAGTGCAGACGTACTCTCAATATCCACAGCCATTACCACAACAGTTGCCTCAGCAGGTTCAGTATCCACAACAGCCCTCTATGCAGCCTATGCAGCCTATGCAGCCCCACATGAGGCCCCCATCAACACCTGTGTACCCACCGTACCCACCTGGTCAGCAGACAAACCCATCTCCTCCAGAGACTCTTCCAAACAGCATGCCAATGCAAGTATCATATTCGAGTGTTCCTCAACCTGGTTCTGGTCGTTCTGATGCCATGCCTTTTGGGTATAGCGGAGCTGGTAGAACAATGCCACAGCAGCCGCCACCCCAGCAGCAGATCAAGGGTGCTTTTGGAGCTCAACAAGGTGATGGGTATGCCGCTGCTGGGCCTCACCCTGCACTTCCCCCAGGGAGTACATATATGATGTATGATAGTGAAGGGGGTAGAAATCCATATTCTGCTCAGGTGCCTCATTACAGTCAAGGTGGATATCCTCCAGCAAGTGGCTCTCAGACTCCACAACCAACCACAGCTCCAAGTCATATGGTTCGCAATCCACAATTCATTCGTAACCATCCGTACAACGAATTGATTGAGAAGTTGGTGAGCATGGGATTTAGGGGTGATCATGTTGCAAGTGTAATCCAGAGGATGGAGGAAAGTGGCCAAACCATCGATTTTAATGCTGTGATTGACAGGTTGAATGTACATTCATCTGGGGCTCCTCCTCAGAGAGGATGGTCAGGGTAAACAGAAAAGGGGAGGAAAATTTCCAGTTGAGTAACAGTCATTGCGTGTGTTTTTTTATTACGCATTGAATAAAGGCTGATGATAGGTGTATGGTTGAGAGATACAAGAATATTATTGTATATCTGTGACCCCATTGCAAGATGTTAACGTTTGATTTAGGTCAATGGTGGGTTTTCTTTTAAAACGCATTCTTGTATAATTGTTGGGACCTATTTAAGTATTTATGGCTGCTTATCTTTTATAATGAATGAAGCTTTTTCTTGCTAGTGGTTATGGAGGATGTGTATCCCACTGTAATTGTTATAGTTGAGAAGAGTGGCACTGCAACTGTACAGGTGTGTGCTGTTCATCAAACTAGAGTCTCTACTTGTATGTTTTATCGCCTAAATTTTGAGGTTTGGTGATGTACGATTTGATTTGAAACTCGGGCAGATACATATATAAAAGAGCAAATTGAAATCAATCTCGGACCTCCTCTCCGAAAAGGAAATGCTCCTCGTCAATTCCCGATCATCCTTTCTCCAGATTTCTACAGAAAAATTTATGCGGATGGACAGTATTATAGTTAGAGGCATCGTATAATTTCCAGATAGTGAACACGTTGGAAAACCTGTGAGATGAAATCTGTCAACTCAAAAGTTGCTTAAGATCAAAGTAAAAGAGGCGCGTTTGACTTTGTATTTAGATCCATCCTAAATCAAAAACAAAAATATATTTCTAAGGAAAAGAAACACGGACGGTAACGGGGTGTTTAGGACGCCGCCCAACACAGAATGAAATTATGCCAAGATTGATTCTCTGCGGCTTTGCCAGTGGGAAACCCTCAAAAGAAGGAAAATGAATTTCTTTTAACACATGGAGAACCTTCCTTTTTACTCGTTTGCCAATACCAACAATTAATAAAATTTGTTATTTTTTTCTAAACATTTTTATTAAATAACTCACACACGAACATTATAATTTATACAATTCCTATGTTCCGTTTTAAAATGAAAGTATATGGCTCCTTATTTGACACATTTGTCACTTTTTCACATCTCCACTGTTTAGTGTCTAGAACATTTGAAGGCAAATTGCAAAACCTTA of the Fragaria vesca subsp. vesca linkage group LG6, FraVesHawaii_1.0, whole genome shotgun sequence genome contains:
- the LOC101305087 gene encoding uncharacterized protein LOC101305087; this encodes MASGSSGRANPGSKGFDFASDDILCSYEDFGSNQDSSNGSHNDPAIGTNSTQDFHKSRMARSPMYSSAAYGQPEDSLNQEVIATVEKSMKKYADNLMRFLEGISSRLSQLELYCYNLDKSIGEMRSDLNRDHGEADTKLKSLEKHLQEVHRSVQILRDKQELAETQKELAKLQLAQKGSSSSIHSQSNEERASPPTSDGQKTDNTSETANQQLALALPHQVAPQQQPVAPPQQAPTQSATQQQQTYYLPQSQLSNPAPAQQHPQSQYLASDPQYRTPQLQDPRVAPQPTQSQVNQPQVQTYSQYPQPLPQQLPQQVQYPQQPSMQPMQPMQPHMRPPSTPVYPPYPPGQQTNPSPPETLPNSMPMQVSYSSVPQPGSGRSDAMPFGYSGAGRTMPQQPPPQQQIKGAFGAQQGDGYAAAGPHPALPPGSTYMMYDSEGGRNPYSAQVPHYSQGGYPPASGSQTPQPTTAPSHMVRNPQFIRNHPYNELIEKLVSMGFRGDHVASVIQRMEESGQTIDFNAVIDRLNVHSSGAPPQRGWSG